CGACCTGTTCAGCGACCGGCTGGTGTCCGACTACCTGTTCCAGAAGGATCGGATCTTCGCGTCGCTCAACCTGTCCGAGCGCGAGCTGGCGCTCTACGAACGACTGGTGGGCTGGCTCGAGCTCGACGTGGTGAAGCCCGACGTGGTGGTCTACCTGCAGAGCAACACCGAGGTCCTGATGGAACGCATCGCCAGGCGCGGGCGCTCGTTCGAGCGCGACATGGAGCGCGCCTACATCCAGTCGCTGAGCGATGCGTACAACCACTACTTCTTCCACTACACCGATGCGCCGCTGCTGGTGGTGAACACCAGCACGATCGACTTCGTGAATCGTCCCGAGGATTTCGAGGATCTGCGCCGCCGCATCCTCACGCATCGGCAGGGCACCACGTACTACACGCCGATCGAGCGCGGAGGAGCGCCGTGAGCAGCATTCCTCCTCTTACTGCCGCGTCGGCGCCACGCCCGCGACTGACCGCGCCGCGCATCGTCGAGATGAAGCAGCGCGGAGATCCGATCACCATGGTGACCGCCTACGACTACCCGACCGCGCGAATCGCGGACGAGGCCGGCGTCGAGATGCTGCTGATCGGCGACAGCCTCGGCACCGTCGTGCTCGGCTACGAGAACACGCTGCCGGTCACGGTCGAGGACATTCTCCACCACACGCGCGCCGTGGTCCGGGCCAGGCCGACCGCCATGGTGGTCGCCGACATGCCGTTCATGTCGTACCAGGTGAGCGTCGAACAGGCGGTACTGAACGCCGGCCGGCTGGTGCAGGAAGGCGGCGCCGATGCGGTCAAGCTCGAGGGTGGTGAACGCACCGCCGCTGCGATTCGTCGCATCGTCGAGATCGGGATCCCGGTCGTCGGACACCTCGGGCTCACGCCTCAGTCGGTGCTCGCTTTTGGCGGTCACAAGGTGCAGGCGCGCGGCGAAGCCGACCAGGAGCGACTGGTGCGGGACGCGCACGCGCTGGCGGCAGCCGGCTGCTTCGCGATCGTGCTCGAGGGCATTCCAGCGCGGCTCGGAGCACAGGTCACACGCGAGATCCCGGTTCCCACCATCGGCATCGGCGCCGGTGTGGAGTGCGACGGTCAGGTGCTCGTCACCCACGACCTGTTGGGTCTCTATCTCGGACGCGCGCCCAAGTTCGTTCGTCGCTACGCTGCTCTGGCGGACACCATGCGGGACGCGTTCGTTCGCTACGTGGCGGACGTCAAGGCGCGCAAGTTCCCGAATGCCGAGGAATCCTATTGAGCCCGGCGAAAGCGAAACCGCGGCGCCCCGCCCGCATGCGGATGGTGCGCGAGAGCTCGACGGTGCGACTGGCGATCGCCGCGTGGCGCCGCGCGGGAGACCGCATTGCGTTCGTACCCACGATGGGAGCGATTCATGCCGGGCACCTGAGCCTGGTCGCGCGCGCGCGGCGCTCGGCGGATCGGGTGGTTGCCAGCATTTTCGTCAACCCGCTGCAGTTCGGGCCGCGCGAAGACTATCGCCGCTACCCGCGTCCGCTCGTGCGCGATCGCGCGCAGCTCGAGGAGGCGGCCGTCGATCTGCTGTGGACGCCCGAGGTCGATGACCTGTATCCGTCCGGGCATCGCACCCGGGTGCGCGTCACCGGACTCACCGACGGACTCGAGGGGGCGGCGCGCCCCGGTCACTTCGATGGAGTCTGCACGGTGGTGGCGAAACTGCTCCTGATCGTGCAGCCGGACGTCCTGTGGCTCGGCCAGAAAGATGCCCAGCAGGCGCGCGTGATCGAACAGATGGTCGCCGATCTGGATCTCGCCGTGATGGTGCGGCGCGGCGAGACCACTCGTGAGCCGGATGGACTCGCGTTGTCTTCGCGCAATGCGTATCTCTCGGTCACCGAGCGACGTCAGGCGCTGGCGCTGTCGCGGGGACTGCGCGAGGCGCGGCGGCGCCTCGCCGGTGGCGAGCGCTCGGCGCTGCGGATTCAGAACGCCGTGCGCAAGTTGTGGCGCGACTTTCCGCTGGTGCGCGAGGACTACGTGGCCGTTGTGGATGCGAGCACGCTCGAACCCGTGACGCGAGTGAGCGGTCGCGTGCTGGTGGCGGTCGCGGCCCGCGTCGGCGCCACGC
This is a stretch of genomic DNA from Candidatus Eisenbacteria bacterium. It encodes these proteins:
- a CDS encoding deoxynucleoside kinase; its protein translation is MLENRYIVIEGVIGVGKTSLSKLLSEHLEAQLVLEEVEENPFLKDFYRDREHYAFQTQMHFLFSRYQQQRGLRQTDLFSDRLVSDYLFQKDRIFASLNLSERELALYERLVGWLELDVVKPDVVVYLQSNTEVLMERIARRGRSFERDMERAYIQSLSDAYNHYFFHYTDAPLLVVNTSTIDFVNRPEDFEDLRRRILTHRQGTTYYTPIERGGAP
- the panB gene encoding 3-methyl-2-oxobutanoate hydroxymethyltransferase — its product is MKQRGDPITMVTAYDYPTARIADEAGVEMLLIGDSLGTVVLGYENTLPVTVEDILHHTRAVVRARPTAMVVADMPFMSYQVSVEQAVLNAGRLVQEGGADAVKLEGGERTAAAIRRIVEIGIPVVGHLGLTPQSVLAFGGHKVQARGEADQERLVRDAHALAAAGCFAIVLEGIPARLGAQVTREIPVPTIGIGAGVECDGQVLVTHDLLGLYLGRAPKFVRRYAALADTMRDAFVRYVADVKARKFPNAEESY
- a CDS encoding pantoate--beta-alanine ligase, whose protein sequence is MRMVRESSTVRLAIAAWRRAGDRIAFVPTMGAIHAGHLSLVARARRSADRVVASIFVNPLQFGPREDYRRYPRPLVRDRAQLEEAAVDLLWTPEVDDLYPSGHRTRVRVTGLTDGLEGAARPGHFDGVCTVVAKLLLIVQPDVLWLGQKDAQQARVIEQMVADLDLAVMVRRGETTREPDGLALSSRNAYLSVTERRQALALSRGLREARRRLAGGERSALRIQNAVRKLWRDFPLVREDYVAVVDASTLEPVTRVSGRVLVAVAARVGATRLIDNFEWEPR